In the Drosophila takahashii strain IR98-3 E-12201 chromosome 3R, DtakHiC1v2, whole genome shotgun sequence genome, one interval contains:
- the Nup358 gene encoding E3 SUMO-protein ligase RanBP2 isoform X2 produces the protein MFGTKKEVDEHVHKVLGKFSPGNERDIKGLAIAKLYYRIQEFATAIEYLTSYLRIKDEAVAQNLIATCYSRLKTPDVPKALQHYQRSMQLNPRQSEIVVGACELLTNENAAFNTERARYWLDLANDLDLGDNQHVFALRMRLNLQESNGGGDTGGSADGEDNTLELLMHKELLARPQDVNVRVKLLRSYVEKKKLDQAFTYAIKTELESTSCTSQSSEWYDMIWTLLAKMELAKDVKKNWRFWQLALHALDRLMQLSLEAGGSGMADSSSQLFRLDQYLHKFSNAIERAGDAPQRELHQSCVDHYTGQLLLHAVALLFKRELLGNKNKWLSTLRSALPALLLGYQVRPLEESHVHQWMKHCDAEQKQLMQLWRQQGAFRCAQLGRTLLGCLDKSGRDNDSQKENSHANENQVSAQTLPGLFADSEELLSSAHQQCLDKNWRRQLYQLLFTHAEHKLKDQSSHLVRHPRLQLPVFEWPHLAEIETYEQQALSLPPHSLAQHVYLALSTEPDHLGDAPRVAFYEGFRRDVKQNLNYCGHDSISQVDVDLYLYATVIQAQRRLQLQREVYNSSNLGNRNAAARPHMMPFANLLGQQLGSTEQNNWWELVLRLHANQLTAEGNRAEQRAQLQVGLEAVRGVNGPKADAIIIFQLGKILQSRTDLPLESRIDTLYRQGFAILRRQHSQQNDSFVRIFKYGAAGSTAAWQQLQSLAEHAVSYFSKKMFKAHQYEQFVDEVRGLDLPMAYFMQSEAYRLLEDSGKTTRVLRARFSERRQECLQQTQQLIQNDAKHPLHSAMRRYQQNRSSQAIDDSFGSPDVHNNSSTYEDAEDDFYSGAALSANRSRRQVEPAHPVTPIVVAAQPSQEMEQTVKQISKSLCVLKDDLSLGMEAMRQEIKNLTEKFTGLEDLLKKIKISSRDTPTRDVDPAAALGLDDLFIIEDALAEHHQQQQQQQQHHNQAAVHQVVPNPYSGATPGFYNGLPNTPSAQDRFLPGAYGSPMFNQNQMYNYYAAQAQAQAQFLRTPPAPGAIPPPNMFGPRNPNFGLPSMFPPPTGASVAPYIDAMGNFTQPPPSLIPPPVQPAVAPAPAPAQAPLNLLESKAPAALPTPSFFNTPSPGFGASPIQVPPTKPLSVPSAAPVPPAAAPVIPAVPAAVPAPIQVPQVVAPTAPAPVPAMFNRALNNQPVEKEPPANVVITSSDPLPKPTSSSVQPTLSVTIPAQHIKPSLVQPPEQQAPQQPAVPAVPAATAAFSFNFGTKTAESPFSFKSQVAKAAAEKQKEQEEELNQSGASEPNKSVAADTSADDYDPRPDFKPIIPLPDEIEVRTGEEDEEVKFSDRSKLFRFAENEWKERGTGLIKVLCDKATGVSRVLMRRDQTHKVCANHKITADMTLVTPVQDKDKKSFLWAANDFADEQVTLEKFLVRFKTPEQAEQFRLAFTNATQAAKKAVKPVEKTAADPLKVNKEATATAPPAFGVPKTFLTSTPAPTSIFGKPQEQTKSSQSETVPPVPATVAKSLFGTISAVPAAAPATTASSTPAPFANFSFTGNGTTSGFGTAVSASPFGNLSFGSNNSTLFTTALIKDNTVQSQTQQQQQNLNKSAASDAEEEYVPTAQFTPVIALPDLVEVVTGEEDEEVLFEHRAKLFRWDRETSEWKERGLGNMKLLRNRTNPSQVRLLMRREQVHKLCCNQRLTAKTNFAPAANIKAAVTWAGQDYADEEMDAALLAVRFKSTDVCQDFLNAVQKAQKDLGKESAASQETAAVEKKKEEEKPVKGFGDAFKPKAGSWNCQACYTSNNQDQLYCVACQEPKDATVPPKQTGLDQGNALNLTTSSASKFSFGFAPAAVPATGGFSFGGTAQPKEKPVVAAVTATSSAPAAVAPPSQAAALGFGKTSTTSGFGDAFKPKVGSWSCSACYVNNPGESLHCSACETPKDDTVPKKENTLGSGISLPATTQFSFGFGAPAAAAGKTDKPADAANKNSNVFGSATFNFAAPAMPAAPATSIGSSSFSFSMPKPGQLQPKSPAANEGDDNDSHEEEEENNAYFAPVIPLPDKIDVKTGEEDEELLYVHKAKLYRHTEGEWKERGLGDIKILRHRETKKLRVVMRREQVFKICLNHVLNSNVVYRPKTETSWLFAAHDFSEGESVLERFTLRFKNKEVAEGFHAAVKAALDGTAKAIEDKTDAIPSAEVTQAKNSSDTLHADHKGEVENKVEDKIAFAKASSPTVKSNNSSSPASSIFKASSLGTSNSGFGNLSVSSVNKTSGATFLFGSTDKSESGKPADPLANLQKTINNAGQGNVLGSIFGSGLASQNSVEDSAKSIFGGGNKSTEQQKNDSPPKSIFGGTKAEAPASQEASKSIFGGGGGFTAPVFGGANPFGGVKVVPSDGAEAPKSIFGGTTSIFGGGSSTFGSPKVDAQSPASQEAPKSLFGGSSSLGGFVFGSGNGSSNIFGQKEAAVSFTDVTKEATPGKEEKPEDSKDKKETPTVVEPPTSTFADLANKGGNPFAELASKPGGTFADFANKAGGNDFANLSANSSANAVGFNKSASGGGSGGFYNLTHQNAFKNFQSSPQTGKNESGAADGGGGGDDDGDATNDDNYDPHYDPIVELPDEIVVTTGEENETKLFGERTKLYRFDPETKQWKERGAGEIKVLEHPELQTFRLVMRQEQIHKLVLNMGISASMHIEYMNEQKKSFLWAGFNYAVDAEGKVATEGALERLACRFGKEEIAEAFLKSVNSCIERVKELHGGEEEEDDDEEDAAEEQESS, from the exons ATGTTCGGGACGAAAAAAGAGGTGGACGAGCATGTCCACAAAGTGCTGGGCAAATTCTCGCCGGGAAATGAG CGCGATATCAAGGGTCTGGCGATAGCCAAGCTGTACTACAGGATCCAGGAGTTCGCCACGGCCATCGAGTATCTGACCAGCTACCTCAGGATCAAGGATGAGGCGGTGGCCCAGAACCTGATAGCCACCTGCTACAGCAGGCTGAAGACGCCCGATGTGCCGAAGGCGCTGCAGCACTACCAGCGCAGCATGCAGCTCAATCCTCGCCAGTCGGAGATTGTTGTGGGTGCCTGCGAGCTGCTGACGAACGAGAATGCCGCTTTCAACACTGAACGGGCCAGATATTGGCTGGATTTGGCGAATGACCTCGATTTGGGCGACAATCAGCACGTCTTTGCCCTGCGGATGCGTCTCAATCTGCAGGAAAGCAACGGCGGAGGAGATACCGGCGGTTCAGCCGACGGCGAGGACAACACTTTGGAGCTGCTGATGCACAAGGAACTGCTGGCGCGTCCCCAGGATGTGAATGTGCGGGTGAAGCTGCTGCGTAGCTACGTAGAGAAGAAGAAACTCGATCAGGCCTTCACATATGCCATAAAAACCGAACTGGAGTCCACGAGCTGCACGAGTCAGTCGAGCGAGTGGTACGACATGATCTGGACGCTGCTCGCCAAAATGGAGCTGGCCAAGGATGTGAAGAAAAACTGGCGCTTCTGGCAGCTGGCGCTCCACGCCCTCGATCGCCTCATGCAACTCAGTTTGGAGGCGGGAGGCAGCGGCATGGCGGACAGCAGCAGTCAGTTGTTCCGCCTCGATCAGTACCTGCACAAGTTCAGCAATGCGATAGAGCGGGCGGGCGATGCTCCGCAAAGGGAACTGCATCAATCGTGTGTCGATCACTACACCGGCCAGCTGCTGCTCCACGCGGTGGCGCTGCTTTTTAAGCGTGAGCTGCTGGGCAACAAGAACAAGTGGCTGAGCACGCTGCGTTCTGCTTTGCCTGCCCTGCTCCTTGGCTATCAGGTGCGTCCGCTGGAAGAGTCGCATGTCCATCAGTGGATGAAGCACTGCGATGCGGAGCAGAAGCAACTGATGCAGCTGTGGCGCCAGCAGGGAGCTTTCCGTTGCGCTCAGTTGGGAAGGACTCTGCTGGGATGCCTGGACAAATCGGGAAGGGATAACGACAGCCAGAAGGAGAACAGCCACGCCAATGAGAACCAAGTTTCCGCCCAGACTTTACCTGGTTTGTTTGCCGACTCCGAGGAGCTGCTGTCCTCGGCCCACCAGCAGTGTTTGGACAAGAACTGGCGCAGGCAGCTCTACCAACTGCTCTTCACCCACGCCGAGCACAAGCTCAAGGATCAATCCTCCCATCTGGTGCGTCACCCGCGTCTGCAGCTGCCCGTCTTCGAGTGGCCGCATCTGGCGGAGATTGAGACGTATGAGCAGCAGGCTCTGTCGCTTCCGCCGCACTCCCTGGCCCAACATGTCTACCTGGCGCTAAGCACCGAACCCGACCATCTGGGCGATGCGCCACGCGTTGCTTTCTACGAAGGCTTTCGACGGGATGTCAAGCAGAACCTCAACTACTGCGGTCACGATTCCATCAGCCAGGTGGACGTGGATCTCTATCTGTACGCCACGGTTATTCAGGCCCAGCGGCGATTGCAACTCCAGCGGGAGGTGTACAACAGCTCCAATTTGGGCAACCGCAATGCCGCCGCCCGGCCGCATATGATGCCATTTGCCAATCTGCTGGGCCAGCAACTGGGATCCACGGAGCAGAATAACTGGTGGGAGCTGGTGCTGCGTCTCCACGCGAATCAGTTAACAGCCGAGGGCAATCGCGCCGAGCAGCGGGCTCAACTGCAGGTCGGTTTGGAGGCAGTGCGTGGGGTAAATGGACCCAAAGCAGATGCCATCATCATTTTCCAGCTGGGCAAAATTCTGCAGTCACGAACGGACCTTCCCTTAGAGTCCCGCATCGATACTTTGTACCGCCAGGGCTTCGCAATTCTGCGTCGCCAGCACTCGCAGCAGAATGACTCCTTTGTGCGGATCTTCAAGTACGGAGCAGCAGGATCAACGGCCGCCTGGCAGCAGCTTCAATCGCTGGCCGAGCATGCGGTCTCCTATTTCAGCAAGAAGATGTTCAAGGCGCACCAGTACGAGCAGTTTGTGGACGAGGTTCGCGGATTGGATCTACCCATGGCTTACTTTATGCAATCGGAGGCTTATCGGCTGCTTGAGGATTCCGGAAAGACCACTAGAGTCTTGAGGGCTCGCTTTTCAGAGCGCCGGCAGGAGTGCCTGCAGCAGACGCAGCAGCTGATCCAAAACGACGCCAAGCATCCGCTGCACTCGGCAATGCGACGCTACCAGCAGAATCGCAGTAGTCAGGCTATCGACGACAGCTTCGGCAGCCCGGATGTGCACAACAATTCGTCGACCTACGAGGATGCCGAGGATGACTTCTATTCGGGTGCCGCCTTGTCGGCCAACCGATCACGTAGGCAGGTGGAACCCGCTCACCCAGTGACGCCCATTGTGGTGGCGGCACAACCAAGTCAGGAGATGGAGCAGACTGTCAAGCAGATCAGCAAGTCGCTGTGTGTGCTCAAGGACGATCTGAGTTTGGGCATGGAGGCCATGCGTCAGGAAATCAAGAATCTAACAGAGAAGTTTACTGGTTTGGAGGATCTGCTAAAGAAGATCAAGATCAGCAGTCGAGATACGCCGACAAGGGATGTGGATCCAGCGGCTGCTTTGGGATTGGATGATCTGTTTATCATTGAGGATGCGCTTGCGGAacaccatcagcagcagcagcagcaacagcagcaccaCAATCAAGCGGCTGTGCATCAGGTGGTTCCCAATCCGTACAGTGGCGCCACTCCTGGCTTCTACAATGGCCTGCCCAACACTCCTTCCGCACAGGATCGCTTCCTGCCGGGTGCCTACGGCAGTCCCATGTTTAACCAGAACCAGATGTACAACTACTACGCTGCTCAGGCTCAGGCGCAGGCTCAGTTTTTGCGTACTCCACCAGCTCCAGGAGCGATTCCACCTCCGAATATGTTTG GTCCCCGGAATCCCAACTTTGGACTGCCCAGCATGTTTCCACCGCCGACAGGGGCTTCGGTAGCACCTTACATCGATGCCATGGGCAACTTTACCCAGCCGCCTCCAAGCCTAATACCTCCACCCGTTCAGCCAGCTGTAGCACCGGCTCCTGCTCCGGCTCAAGCTCCTCTTAATCTGCTGGAGTCTAAGGCACCTGCTGCACTGCCAACTCCGAGTTTCTTCAACACGCCATCGCCGGGCTTTGGTGCTTCGCCCATTCAGGTGCCTCCAACCAAACCTCTGAGTGTTCCATCAGCGGCTCCAGTACCTccggctgctgctcctgtgATTCCTGCAGTGCCAGCTGCTGTTCCCGCTCCTATTCAAGTACCCCAAGTGGTGGCTCCCACTGCTCCCGCTCCCGTTCCCGCCATGTTTAACCGGGCTTTGAACAACCAGCCCGTGGAAAAGGAGCCGCCGGCCAATGTGGTGATCACCAGCTCGGATCCCTTGCCAAAGCCAACGAGTTCGAGTGTCCAGCCCACCTTGAGTGTGACCATTCCGGCCCAGCATATCAAGCCCAGTTTGGTGCAGCCCCCAGAGCAACAGGCGCCGCAGCAGCCAGCGGTACCAGCAGTTCCAGCAGCAACGGCCGCTTTCAGCTTTAACTTTGGCACCAAGACCGCCGAGAGTCCCTTCTCCTTCAAGTCGCAGGTGGCCAAGGCGGCGGCCGAGAAACAGAAGGAACAGGAGGAGGAACTCAATCAAAGTGGAGCCAGTGAACCCAACAAAAGTGTCGCGGCAGACACCTCAGCGGATGACTACGATCCTCGTCCCGATTTCAAGCCCATCATCCCGCTGCCCGACGAAATAGAGGTTCGCACCGgcgaggaggatgaggaggtcAAGTTCAGCGACCGTTCGAAGCTCTTCCGCTTCGCCGAGAACGAGTGGAAGGAGCGCGGCACGGGGCTGATTAAGGTTCTCTGCGACAAGGCCACCGGCGTATCGCGCGTCTTAATGCGTCGCGATCAAACGCACAAGGTGTGTGCCAATCACAAGATCACTGCGGACATGACGCTGGTCACTCCCGTCCAGGATAAGGATAAGAAATCCTTCTTGTGGGCAGCCAATGACTTTGCCGATGAGCAGGTAACGCTGGAGAAATTCCTGGTGCGATTTAAGACACCCGAACAGGCGGAGCAGTTTAGATTGGCCTTTACAAATGCGACACAGGCGGCGAAGAAAGCGGTGAAACCGGTGGAGAAAACAGCAGCGGATCCTCTGAAGGTCAATAAGGAAGCTACAGCAActgctcctcctgcttttGGCGTTCCCAAGACCTTTTTAACGAGCACTCCCGCTCCCACTTCGATTTTCGGCAAGCCGCAGGAGCAGACAAAATCCTCGCAATCCGAAACGGTGCCACCGGTTCCAGCCACAGTGGCCAAGTCGCTGTTTGGAACCATCTCAGCGGTTCCAGCTGCGGCACCGGCTACCACTGCATCTTCTACTCCCGCGCCCTTTGCCAACTTTAGCTTCACGGGAAATGGAACGACATCAGGATTTGGCACCGCCGTCAGCGCCTCTCCCTTTGGCAACCTCTCcttcggcagcaacaacagcactCTATTTACCACGGCTTTGATTAAGGACAACACAGTTCAAAGTCAGacccaacagcagcaacaaaatctGAACAAGTCAGCTGCCTCGGATGCCGAGGAGGAGTACGTGCCCACCGCCCAGTTTACGCCGGTTATCGCGCTGCCCGATTTGGTGGAAGTCGTCACCGGGGAGGAGGACGAAGAAGTCCTCTTCGAGCACCGCGCCAAGCTATTCCGCTGGGACAGGGAGACGAGCGAGTGGAAGGAGCGTGGACTGGGCAACATGAAGCTCCTGCGCAATCGCACCAATCCCAGCCAGGTGCGTCTGCTGATGCGTCGCGAGCAGGTCCACAAGCTGTGCTGCAATCAGCGTCTGACGGCCAAGACCAATTTCGCACCTGCGGCAAACATCAAGGCGGCCGTCACCTGGGCTGGCCAGGATTATGCCGATGAGGAGATGGACGCCGCCTTGCTAGCTGTGCGGTTTAAGTCGACGGATGTCTGCCAGGACTTCCTCAATGCCGTGCAGAAGGCTCAGAAGGATTTAGGCAAGGAATCAGCTGCAAGTCAGGAAACCGCCGCTGttgaaaaaaagaaggaggaggagaagccgGTAAAGGGCTTTGGCGATGCCTTCAAGCCCAAGGCAGGCAGCTGGAATTGCCAGGCTTGCTATACTAGTAATAACCAGGATCAGCTTTATTGCGTTGCCTGCCAGGAGCCCAAAGATGCCACTGTGCCGCCCAAGCAAACGGGATTGGATCAAGGAAATGCTCTAAATCTAACAACCAGCTCCGCCAGCAAGTTCTCGTTTGGCTTTGCACCAGCAGCTGTTCCCGCCACTGGAGGATTTAGTTTCGGAGGAACTGCTCAGCCCAAAGAGAAGCCAGTGGTGGCAGCTGTGACCGCCACATCCTCGGCTCCTGCTGCAGTTGCACCACCATCTCAAGCTGCAGCTTTAGGATTTGGAAAGACTTCAACTACCTCTGGATTCGGAGACGCCTTCAAGCCGAAAGTGGGTAGTTGGTCGTGCTCCGCCTGCTATGTAAACAATCCCGGCGAGTCGCTCCATTGTTCCGCCTGCGAAACACCCAAGGATGATACTGTGCCAAAGAAGGAGAACACACTGGGATCGGGGATCAGTCTCCCAGCTACCACACAATTTAGTTTCGGATTTGGAgctcctgcagctgcagcaggtaAAACGGATAAGCCAGCCGATGCGGCCAACAAGAACAGCAATGTCTTCGGATCCGCCACCTTTAACTTTGCTGCTCCAGCTATGCCAGCGGCACCGGCTACTTCAATCGGCTCCAGCAGCTTCTCCTTCTCCATGCCCAAGCCGGGTCAACTGCAGCCAAAGAGTCCGGCTGCCAACGAAGGCGACGATAACGATTcgcacgaggaggaggaggagaacaaCGCCTATTTTGCACCAGTGATTCCATTGCCCGATAAG ATCGATGTGAAGACCggcgaggaggacgaggaacTGCTGTATGTGCACAAGGCCAAGCTGTATCGCCACACGGAGGGCGAATGGAAGGAGCGCGGCCTGGGCGACATAAAGATCCTGCGCCACCGGGAGACCAAGAAGCTGCGCGTGGTGATGCGTCGCGAGCAGGTGTTCAAGATCTGTCTCAACCATGTGCTCAATTCGAATGTGGTGTACAGACCGAAGACGGAGACATCGTGGCTGTTTGCTGCCCACGATTTCAGCGAGGGCGAGAGTGTCCTGGAGCGATTCACGCTGCGCTTCAAGAACAAGGAGGTGGCAGAAGGCTTCCACGCAGCGGTTAAGGCCGCACTCGATGGCACCGCCAAGGCGATAGAAGATAAAACCGATGCGATCCCTTCAGCGGAAGTAACTCAGGCGAAGAATTCGTCCGATACTTTGCACGCGGATCATAAAGGAGAGGTGGAGAATAAGGTGGAGGATAAGATTGCCTTCGCCAAGGCCTCATCT CCCACAGTCAAAAGTAATAATTCCTCGTCGCCCGCTTCGTCAATATTCAAAGCCAGTTCGCTGGGTACAAGCAACTCGGGCTTCGGTAATCTATCCGTATCCTCGGTTAACAAAACCTCAGGAGCAACATTCTTGTTTGGAAGCACGG ATAAATCCGAGTCTGGAAAACCAGCCGATCCCCTGGCCAATCTGCAGAAAACGATCAATAACGCAGGTCAAGGCAACGTTTTGGGTTCCATTTTTGGCAGTGGCCTGGCCAGCCAAAATTCGGTTGAGGATTCTGCGAAATCCATTTTCGGAGGTGGAAACAAATCAACTGAGCAGCAGAAGAATGATTCTCCGCCCAAATCCATCTTCGGAGGCACCAAAGCGGAGGCACCAGCCAGCCAAGAGGCAAGCAAATCCATCTttggtggcggcggcggcttcACTGCACCTGTTTTCGGAGGCGCTAATCCTTTCGGAGGGGTTAAGGTTGTGCCATCCGATGGCGCGGAAGCACCAAAGTCCATCTTTGGCGGTACCACATCCATTTTCGGAGGAGGCTCAAGCACTTTTGGAAGCCCCAAGGTAGATGCCCAGTCACCGGCCAGCCAGGAGGCACCCAAATCCCTGTTTGGAGGAAGCTCGTCATTAGGAGGCTTTGTGTTTGGCAGCGGCAACGGTAGTTCGAACATCTTTGGGCAAAAGGAAGCGGCCGTCTCCTTCACAGATGTGACCAAAGAGGCAACGCCCGGAAAAGAGGAGAAACCAGAAGACAGCAAGGACAAGAAGGAAACTCCGACTGTAGTTGAACCACCGACCAGTACGTTTGCCGATTTGGCCAATAAGGGTGGCAATCCGTTTGCCGAATTGGCCAGCAAACCGGGCGGAACTTTCGCCGATTTCGCCAACAAGGCGGGCGGCAATGACTTTGCCAACCTGTCTGCGAATAGCTCAGCCAACGCCGTGGGATTCAACAAGTCGGCCagtggcggcggcagcggcggcttCTACAACCTGACGCACCAGAACGCCTTTAAGAACTTCCAGTCCTCGCCGCAAACGGGTAAAAATGAGTCTGGAGCTGCAgacggcggtggtggtggcgatGATGATGGCGATGCCACCAACGACGACAACTACGATCCGCACTACGATCCCATTGTGGAGCTGCCGGATGAGATAGTGGTCACCACTGGAGAGGAGAACGAGACTAAGCTGTTTGGCGAGCGGACGAAGCTCTATCGTTTTGATCCCGAGACCAAACAGTGGAAGGAGCGAG GCGCCGGCGAGATTAAGGTGCTGGAGCACCCGGAGCTGCAGACATTCCGACTGGTCATGCGGCAGGAGCAGATCCACAAGCTGGTGCTCAACATGGGCATCTCGGCCTCCATGCATATAGAGTACATGAACGAGCAGAAGAAGAGCTTCCTGTGGGCCGGCTTCAACTATGCGGTGGACGCCGAGGGCAAGGTGGCCACCGAGGGCGCGCTGGAACGCCTGGCCTGTCGATTCGGCAAGGAGGAGATCGCCGAGGCGTTCCTCAAGTCGGTCAACTCCTGCATAGAACGTGTCAAGGAATTGCACGgcggcgaggaggaggaggacgacgacgaggaggacgcggcggaggagcaggaAAGCTCTTAA